The following are encoded together in the Drosophila biarmipes strain raj3 chromosome 3L, RU_DBia_V1.1, whole genome shotgun sequence genome:
- the LOC108028233 gene encoding barrier-to-autointegration factor-like: MPRFYEKYMKHKIFISEPIRDKPATELPGIGDTAGSKLTAAGFEKASTILGQFLLFKMDKELFCDWMFLTCEANSKQCEDCWECLRKWCNIFL, from the exons ATGCCGCGTTTTTACGAA aaatatatgAAACATAAGATCTTTATCTCCGAGCCGATTCGTGACAAGCCTGCGACCGAGCTGCCAGGAATAGGCGACACAGCGGGGTCAAAACTGACCGCTGCGGGATTCGAAAAGGCTAGCACCATCCTGGGTCAGTTCCTCCTCTTTAAGATGGACAAGGAGTTGTTCTGCGATTGGATGTTCTTGACCTGTGAGGCGAATAGCAAGCAGTGCGAGGATTGCTGGGAATGTCTCCGCAAATGGTGCAACATCTTTCTGTAA